The Antarcticibacterium flavum genome contains the following window.
TATGATAATTTAAAAATTCAAATTTAATGCGGAGTAGAATATTCTTATACCTATTTATCTTTACCCTTATGTTCACAGTTTTTATTTATGTGAACGACAAGAAGATCCTTGATTCTAGGGATTCCGATATAACCAGGCTGGAAAACAAACTGGAGGAGGAGCAGGAAAAAAACCGTACCCTTCTTGGAGAAAATAAGGACCTGTCATATTTTTCATTGCTAAACAATGAGGAGGCAATTTCCTATTTTGAAGACAGGGGAATTAATCCAGAGGAGCTAAGCCGGCTTGTGGAAAATGAGATCATTGCCCGTAATAAAGCCAATGAGGATAATGATCTGGTGCCATATGCAGGTATGGATGGCAGTATGCGTATAAATAAAGTGAAGTTGTTAAACCATAAGTGGATCATTGCCGATTTTACCGATGGCACTTACTGGGGGGAGTTATTCATCCTTTATGATATTGATGAAAACAACAACCTTATTCTCAATACTGAAAAAGCATTTCTATATCCCGGCAGCTAAGGCCTATCTTTTAACCATTGCAGGACTTCCATAAAATTCTGAGGTGCTACCCCGTGTCCTACAGGGAATTCAGAATATTTGTGGTCTATTCCTAACCGTTCAAGAATTTCAGGATTTCTTCTTGCCCACGAAACAGGGATCACCTGGTCCTGAGAGCCATGTGAAGCATAAATGGACAGGCCTGAAAAATCATTATTGTGATAACCTTCTTCCAGGATATCCTCATTAATGTAACCACTAAGAGCGATGACATTCTTTATTTTCTCGGGATGGCTCAATGCAACTGCATAACTTAAAATAGATCCCTGGCTAAAACCTAAAAGGGTAATATTATCAGGGTCTACAGGATAATTATCTATGATCTCATCTATAAACCCAATGATCTTTTTGCGCGAGTCTATCGCCTGGGCGTCATCGCTAAATTTTCCGCCTGAATTATCAAAATTTATGGC
Protein-coding sequences here:
- a CDS encoding alpha/beta hydrolase, whose translation is MTTKELSLYHLVREPKIKKEKSPVIIMLHGYGSDANDLFSFSSELPGEYYVISAQAPYPLPPYGNAWYAINFDNSGGKFSDDAQAIDSRKKIIGFIDEIIDNYPVDPDNITLLGFSQGSILSYAVALSHPEKIKNVIALSGYINEDILEEGYHNNDFSGLSIYASHGSQDQVIPVSWARRNPEILERLGIDHKYSEFPVGHGVAPQNFMEVLQWLKDRP